One part of the Vicia villosa cultivar HV-30 ecotype Madison, WI linkage group LG6, Vvil1.0, whole genome shotgun sequence genome encodes these proteins:
- the LOC131614162 gene encoding 3'-5' exonuclease-like, which translates to MASFRPAAVSTTYVAGIPKSPQNHSPSTHPLFTVISDWLSNLSRNSHTRRYLVGIDVEWLLNRLPSMDNPVAVLQLCVDRECLVFQILHAPYVPDSLVAFLENQNNTFVGVGVGEDVEKLLRDYTLHVANFVKLCTLAAERLGDHMKRVGLKTLALHVLGRGMEKPRKITMSKWNDLNLSPQQVRYACLDAFVSFEIGRVLNAGN; encoded by the exons ATGGCATCATTCAGACCAGCTGCGGTATCGACAACATACGTTGCAGGAATTCCAAAATCTCCCCAAAACCACTCCCCCTCAACCCACcctctgtttacggtgatttccg ATTGGCTCTCCAATCTCTCCCGCAATAGCCACACCCGCCGCTACCTTGTTGGCATAGACGTGGAGTGGCTCCTAAACCGGCTGCCCTCTATGGATAACCCCGTCGCTGTCCTCCAACTCTGTGTAGACAGAGAATGCCTTGTTTTCCAAATCCTCCACGCTCCATATGTCCCAGATTCACTTGTTGCTTTTCTCGAGAACCAAAACAACACATTCGTTGGTGTTGGTGTCGGAGAAGACGTGGAGAAGCTTCTTAGAGACTACACCTTGCATGTTGCGAACTTTGTTAAACTTTGCACGCTTGCTGCTGAGAGATTGGGTGATCATATGAAACGTGTGGGACTTAAAACATTGGCTTTACATGTTCTTGGTAGGGGTATGGAGAAACCTAGGAAGATTACCATGAGTAAATGGAATGATTTAAATCTTAGTCCTCAGCAGGTTCGGTATGCTTGTCTCGATGCTTTTGTTTCATTTGAGATTGGAAGGGTTCTTAATGCTGGAAACTAG
- the LOC131609340 gene encoding cuscuta receptor 1-like, which yields MKMKMKRLLVCVFVLVEVLMCCEGCWKQERDALITLKSHFENATYPWERISTNCCKWDGVECNTITGRVTKLNLQNWGDTRQVNYSDFIIFNDLNTLDLSSNSISSCSRTRQGLKSLEVLNLGVGVFDNAMSLLSCLDGLSSLRSLSFSGDPYYKSSLHIFQPVLETISSKMRHLEVLDLSFNNLTNEILPSLRGFTSLKELNLRNIGLDSDLHMQGLCIVLKNLEILDISDNNFSDSDIGFALSGLSSLKNLNLGESQIIPKTIHNISKLRNLEILDLSGNNFTDIDIGSALSGSSLKSLRIGFSEITPKEIHNISELRSLEIIDLSSNNLEGTLDISGLLTLPRLRSLDLGDNRLVNFIFHKGSKTLSKLDILTLDSNMINGSNLQESLWVFPSVRKLSLSRNQFTETILAGGLRSLSNLEYLALDGSSNLSNDFFKRIGDLPSLKVLSARQCGLNGTLPNGDWFELKMLEELYLSENEIVGKLPTSFVNMTSLRTLMLYNNHFIGNFGPNLASLASLEYLNFEGNQFEFPISFKLFSNHSNLKFIYGNGNKVISDSDSSLKTLVPKFQLQVLQLSSVTQAKSIPLPKFLLYQYNLTYVDFTSCKLRGEFPNWLLENNTKMEDLILMNSSFIGHFQLPTRPCLNMVTIDVSNNAISGQMLSNNISSIFPNLNYLNLSGNAIHGPIPYEISHLSSLSKLDLSDNQLSGQIPHNLSADGGELTFLRFSNNNLHGSIPLMLSMSNSLLYLLLDGNGLSGKIPSNFFNSSKIEHLDLSNNNFIGKIPSQVKNSTNLIELSMSNNYFEGSIPSDLAKLEGISYLDLSQNNLSGCVPSFVNSSATFIHLSDNHLSCLSKNMFGERSSSSSCLPSWGVKCTIVTLDLSNNEITNGIHDLIHDLRNTGLNILLLKGNRFKGNIPKQLCHLSNLSILDLSFNNFVGEIPSCLGNIPFENKDPEALRDQINGVIHIRADEFIRFGKDKEKFTSKKRIETYTTNVLIYMSGIDLSHNQLNGSIPSELGNLTRILALNLSNNYFSGKIPTTFSNLVQVESLDLSFNMLSGQIPPQLSGLTSLEVFSVAHNNLSGTTPERKGQFITFDESSYEGNQFLCGFPLPKSCNSSGEAPNPLPNDVNMDGDNDSWIDMYVFRVSFVVAYTSMLLVIAIVLFINPYWRKSWFYHIGLVGMNCYYFLKDNLC from the exons ATGAAGATGAAAATGAAGAGGTTATTAGTATGTGTGTTTGTTTTAGTAGAAGTACTAATGTGTTGTGAGGgttgttggaagcaagagagaGATGCTCTTATTACCCTGAAATCCCATTTTGAAAATGCTACTTATCCTTGGGAACGCATCAGTACTAATTGCTGTAAATGGGATGGAGTTGAATGCAACACCATCACTGGAAGAGTCACCAAACTCAATCTTCAAAATTGGGGTGATACTCGGCAAGTTAACTACTCTGATTTTATAATCTTCAATGATTTGAACACTCTCGACTTGTCATCAAATTCAATATCCAGTTGTTCAAGAACTCGTCAAG GATTAAAAAGTTTGGAAGTTCTTAACTTGGGTGTTGGTGTTTTCGATAATGCTATGAGCCTTCTGTCTTGTTTGGATGGACTTTCATCTCTTAGGTCTCTATCATTTTCTGGAGACCCATACTACAAATCTTCATTACACA TTTTTCAGCCTGTTTTGGAAACAATTTCGTCAAAGATGCGGCATCTGGAGGTCCTTGACTTAAGTTTCAACAATTTGACAAATGAAATACTTCCTTCACTAAGGGGATTCACATCTTTGAAGGAACTGAATTTGCGTAACATTGGATTGGACTCAGATCTTCATATGCAAG GATTATGCATTGTATTGAAGAACCTTGAGATCCTTGACATCTCCGACAACAACTTCAGTGACAGTGATATTGGATTTGCTCTTAGTGGACTTTCTTCCCTCAAGAATTTAAATTTAGGAGAGAGTCAAATTATTCCCAAAACAATTCATA ATATATCAAAACTGAGAAATTTGGAGATACTTGATTTAAGCGGAAACAACTTCACTGACATTGATATTGGATCGGCTCTTAGCGGTTCTTCACTCAAGAGTTTAAGAATAGGCTTTAGTGAAATTACTCCCAAAGAAATTCATA ATATATCAGAACTGAGGTCTTTGGAAATCATTGATTTAAGCAGCAACAATTTAGAAGGAACGCTTGATATAAGTG GATTGTTGACTCTACCGAGGTTGAGGAGTCTTGATTTGGGTGATAATCGATTGGTGAATTTCATTTTTCACAAAG GGTCAAAAACTCTGAGCAAATTGGATATTCTTACGCTAGATTCGAATATGATAAATGGAAGCAATCTACAAGAGTCGTTGTGGGTTTTTCCATCAGTAAGGAAGCTTAGTTTATCTCGAAACCAATTTACCGAAACAATTCTTGCCGGAG GTTTACGTAGTTTAAGTAACTTGGAATACTTAGCATTGGACGGTAGTTCTAATTTAAGTAACGACTTTTTCAAAAGAATTGGAGATTTGCCTTCTTTAAAAGTTTTGTCAGCAAGACAATGTGGCCTAAATGGTACTCTTCCTAATGGAG attggTTTGAGCTTAAGATGTTGGAAGAGTTATACCTATCCGAAAATGAAATTGTGGGGAAACTTCCCACATCTTTTGTTAATATGACATCACTTCGGACTTTAATGctttacaataatcattttaTTGGCAATTTTGGTCCTAATCTTGCAAGTCTTGCATCACTTGAGTATCTTAATTTCGAAGGGAACCAATTTGAATTTCCAATCTCATTCAAATTATTTTCGAATCATTCGAACCTTAAGTTCATATATGGTAATGGAAATAAAGTCATCTCTGATTCAGACTCATCTTTGAAAACACTGGTTCCCAAATTTCAATTGCAAGTGCTCCAATTGTCTTCAGTAACTCAGGCTAAATCCATTCCACTTCCAAAATTTCTTCTTTATCAATACAACTTGACTTATGTGGATTTCACTAGTTGTAAACTTAGAGGAGAGTTCCCAAATTGGTTATTGGAAAACAACACAAAAATGGAAGATCTTATACTTATGAACTCTTCATTTATTGGACACTTTCAGCTTCCCACTCGTCCATGTCTCAACATGGTGACAATTGATGTATCTAACAATGCTATATCAGGTCAAATGTTGAGCAATAACATTAGTTCAATTTTCCCCAATTTGAATTATCTAAATTTGTCTGGAAATGCAATCCATGGTCCTATTCCTTATGAGATAAGTCACTTAAGCTCTTTATCTAAATTGGATTTGTCTGATAATCAATTGTCTGGTCAAATTCCCCATAACTTATCTGCAGACGGGGGTGAACTCACCTTCTTGAGATTTTCGAATAATAATCTTCATGGATCCATACCTCTTATGTTGTCAATGTCCAATTCTTTGTTGTACTTGTTGTTGGATGGTAATGGTCTTTCTGGTAAAATTCCAAGTAACTTTTTTAACTCGTCAAAAATTGAACATTTGGACTTGAGTAATAATAATTTCATTGGAAAAATTCCAAGCCAAGTGAAAAATAGTACAAACTTGATTGAGCTTTCAATGTCCAATAATTATTTTGAAGGTTCTATTCCATCTGATTTGGCAAAACTTGAAGGTATTTCTTATCTAGATCTTTCCCAAAATAATTTGTCGGGTTGTGTTCCATCTTTTGTAAATTCTTCTGCCACATTTATCCATTTGAGTGACAATCATTTAAGTTGTTTGTCCAAAAATATGTTTGGAGAAAGGTCTTCTAGCTCCTCATGTTTGCCTTCTTGGGGAGTAAAATGTACCATAGTTACATTAGATCTTAGCAACAATGAAATAACAAATGGAATTCATGATCTTATACACGACCTTCGCAATACAGGATTGAACATCCTACTTTTGAAAGGTAATCGCTTTAAAGGGAATATACCAAAACAATTATGCCATCTATCAAATTTAAGCATACTAGACCTTTCTTTTAACAATTTTGTTGGAGAAATACCTAGTTGTTTGGGTAACATTCCTTTTGAGAATAAGGATCCAGAGGCATTAAGGGATCAAATCAATGGTGTCATTCATATTAGAGCAGATGAATTTATTCGATTTGGGAAAGATAAAGAAAAATTTACTTCAAAAAAAAGAATAGAAACCTATACCACAAATGTCCTTATTTATATGTCTGGGATTGACTTGTCTCACAATCAACTAAATGGAAGCATTCCATCTGAGCTTGGAAACTTGACCAGAATTCTAGCATTGAACTTGTCCAACAATTATTTCTCTGGGAAAATTCCAACTACATTCTCCAATTTGGTGCAAGTGGAGAGTTTAGATCTTTCTTTCAACATGTTGAGTGGCCAAATTCCTCCTCAACTAAGTGGATTGACTTCCCTTGAAGTATTCAGTGTTGCACACAACAATTTATCAGGCACGACACCAGAAAGGAAAGGGCAATTTATTACCTTTGATGAAAGCAGCTATGAGGGTAATCAATTTTTGTGTGGATTTCCACTTCCAAAAAGTTGCAATTCTAGTGGAGAAGCACCTAATCCATTACCAAATGACGTGAACATGGATGGAGATAACGATAGTTGGATAGACATGTATGTTTTTCGTGTGAGCTTTGTTGTAGCATACACATCAATGTTGTTGGTAATTGCAATTGTTCTGTTCATCAATCCTTATTGGAGGAAATCATGGTTTTACCATATAGGATTGGTGGGCATGAATTGCTACTACTTCTTGAAGGATAATCTATGTTAG
- the LOC131609341 gene encoding 3'-5' exonuclease-like: protein MSITTFDHAAPDQTHNKYNINFHSKIIHTTVTHTPSVVEEWLSNLSRNSHSRRYLVGLDVEWLPNRLPSMDNPVAVLQLCVDRECLVFQILHAPYVPHSLVAFLENQDNTFVGVGVGEDVEKLLRDYSLRVGNFVELCTLAAERLGDHMKRVGLKTLALHVLGKGMEKPRKITMSKWNALKLSPQQVQYACLDAFVSFEIGRILNAGN, encoded by the coding sequence ATGTCTATTACCACTTTTGACCATGCTGCTCCAGACCAAACCCACAATAAGTACAATATTAACTTTCATTCCAAAATCATTCACACAACTGTCACACATACTCCTTCCGTAGTTGAAGAATGGCTCTCAAATCTCTCCCGCAATAGCCACAGCCGCCGCTACCTTGTCGGCCTAGACGTTGAGTGGCTTCCAAACAGGCTGCCCTCAATGGATAACCCCGTCGCTGTCCTTCAACTCTGCGTAGACAGAGAATGCCTTGTTTTCCAAATCCTCCATGCTCCATATGTTCCACATTCACTTGTTGCTTTTCTGGAGAACCAAGACAACACATTCGTTGGTGTTGGTGTCGGAGAGGACGTGGAGAAACTTCTTAGAGACTACTCCTTGCGTGTTGGGAACTTTGTTGAACTTTGCACCCTTGCTGCTGAGAGATTGGGTGATCATATGAAACGTGTTGGACTTAAAACATTGGCTTTACATGTTCTCGGTAAGGGTATGGAGAAACCTAGGAAGATTACCATGAGTAAATGGAATGCTTTGAAGCTTAGTCCTCAGCAGGTTCAGTATGCTTGTCTCGATGCTTTTGTTTCATTTGAGATTGGAAGGATTCTTAATGCtggaaactag